Proteins from one Rosa chinensis cultivar Old Blush chromosome 7, RchiOBHm-V2, whole genome shotgun sequence genomic window:
- the LOC112175650 gene encoding cytochrome P450 736A117, protein MLNLFVFAVPLLLFTIFLIKWFSTTNEHNHLPPSPPRLPILGNLHQLGKRPHRSLQQLAQHHGELIMLHFGSRPVLIVSSADAAREIMKTNDLIFSNKPKLTIIDRLLYEGKDVSTAPYGEYWRQVRSICVLQLLSNKKVQSFRGVRQEEISLLIENVKQSSMLSLPVNLSELFSMLTNDVICRVAFGRKYSGGEGAMKFKKLLGEFMEVLGGFCVGDFIPWLSWVSRFSGLDARVEKVFKEFDGFLDTVLEDHMVNLSTKGDICGIEGEDRKDFVDVLLEVQKNNITGSSIDRDGIKAVILDMFAGGTDTTSTVLEWAMTELIRHPRVMKRLQNEVMGIANGKQDITESDLDKMPYLKAVIKETLRLYPPIPLLSIRESTQDVKVKGYDIAARTMVLVNAWTIGRDPSLWDEPEEFQPDRFMNSSVDFKGQDFQLIPFGAGRRGCPGILFAITTNELVLANLVHKFEWALPSGATAEDMNMTECNGVVIHKEVPLIVMAAPRSS, encoded by the exons ATGTTGAACCTGTTTGTATTTGCTGTTCCCTTACTCTTGTTCACAATCTTCCTCATCAAATGGTTTTCCACTACAAACGAGCACAATCATTTgcctccatcaccaccaaggCTCCCAATACTAGGAAACCTCCACCAACTTGGCAAGCGCCCTCACCGATCCCTCCAACAACTAGCTCAGCACCATGGTGAACTCATAATGCTTCATTTCGGTTCCAGACCTGTGCTCATAGTTTCATCTGCAGATGCTGCTCGCGAAATCATGAAAACAAATGATCTCATCTTCTCTAACAAACCCAAATTAACGATTATTGATAGACTTCTGTACGAAGGCAAGGATGTGTCCACAGCTCCTTACGGTGAGTATTGGAGGCAAGTAAGAAGCATATGCGTGCTCCAGCTTTTAAGTAACAAAAAGGTTCAGTCTTTCCGAGGAGTTAGACAAGAAGAAATATCCTTGCTGATTGAGAATGTCAAACAGTCGTCTATGTTGTCACTGCCAGTCAATCTTAGCGAATTGTTTTCTATGCTTACTAATGATGTGATTTGTAGGGTGGCTTTTGGCAGGAAGTATAGTGGTGGTGAAGGTGCAATGAAGTTCAAGAAGTTGCTTGGGGAATTTATGGAGGTGTTGGGTGGTTTTTGTGTTGGAGATTTTATTCCATGGCTTTCTTGGGTTAGTCGCTTTAGTGGGTTAGATGCAAGAGTGGAGAAAGTTTTTAAAGAATTTGATGGATTTCTTGATACAGTACTTGAGGATCATATGGTTAATCTTAGCACGAAGGGAGATATCTGTGGTATAGAAGGTGAAGATAGAAAGGATTTTGTGGATGTCCTGCTTGAAGTTCAAAAGAATAACATCACTGGCTCTTCCATAGATCGAGATGGGATTAAAGCTGTCATCTTG GATATGTTTGCGGGTGGAACTGATACAACCTCCACAGTTCTAGAGTGGGCGATGACTGAACTCATAAGGCATCCCAGAGTGATGAAAAGACTGCAAAATGAGGTTATGGGAATTGCTAATGGAAAACAAGACATAACAGAAAGTGACTTGGACAAAATGCCATACTTGAAAGCTGTGATCAAAGAAACACTAAGGCTGTATCCTCCAATACCGTTGTTGAGCATTCGAGAATCAACCCAAGATGTTAAAGTAAAGGGCTATGACATAGCTGCAAGAACCATGGTCCTAGTCAATGCCTGGACAATTGGAAGAGACCCTTCTCTGTGGGATGAACCGGAGGAGTTTCAACCTGATAGATTTATGAATTCTTCGGTAGACTTCAAAGGGCAGGACTTCCAATTAATCCCATTTGGAGCTGGCAGAAGAGGTTGCCCGGGAATCTTATTTGCCATTACCACTAATGAGCTTGTGTTAGCAAATCTTGTGCACAAGTTTGAGTGGGCATTGCCTAGTGGAGCTACAGCTGAGGATATGAACATGACAGAATGCAATGGTGTTGTCATCCACAAAGAAGTTCCTCTTATAGTTATGGCAGCGCCAAGGTCTTcttaa